One region of Terriglobales bacterium genomic DNA includes:
- a CDS encoding chloride channel protein, whose amino-acid sequence MGGNEREQRLSISGVAIESVSPQAKFRMVWVSLLAAVIGAGAGIIAYLLYNLIGFFTNLAFFHRVSFQFTSARLNTLGPWVIVVPVIGGLIVGVMAKYGTSKIRGHGIPEAMEAVLVSRSRIEPKVALLKPLSAAIAIGTGGPFGAEGPIIQTGGAVGSLLGQLFHTTASERKVLLACGAAAGMAATFSTPIAAVILAIELLLFEFKARSFIPLVIASTIATSMHLVLMGRGPMFVVGAVDFGVPNALPWYLLLGVLCGLAAVGFTKALYAVEDGFERLPLDPMWWLAIGAVGLGVIGYFVPRVLGVGYDTISDILTSKLTLELLLVVMIFKSLALVVSLGSGTSGGLLAPMFMASAAMGSATGMMINRISPGAHIAPGAFALVAMGAVFGAASRATFAFIIFAFELTRDYNSVLPLMLVSVIADGITMFFLPTSIMTEKLVRRGLRIHAEYEPDDLQIVPVAETMDTNVPKISDQVSVGELAARIAARDTTVIQHQGLAIVNGQDELVGMLTRGDILRALEQDPGGRMTVLEAGNREPVITFPDEVLAEAAEKMLRHNIGRLPVVSRENPKKLVGYLGRQGIMAARLRRIQEEGVREEGWIARFVRRA is encoded by the coding sequence GTGGGCGGGAATGAACGCGAACAGCGGCTGTCTATCTCCGGCGTGGCCATCGAAAGCGTTTCGCCGCAAGCCAAGTTCCGGATGGTTTGGGTTTCGCTTTTGGCGGCGGTAATTGGCGCAGGCGCAGGAATAATTGCTTACCTGCTCTACAACCTGATTGGCTTCTTCACCAACCTCGCCTTCTTTCATCGCGTTTCCTTTCAATTCACCAGCGCACGGCTGAACACGCTGGGGCCGTGGGTCATCGTGGTCCCGGTGATAGGCGGTCTGATCGTTGGCGTGATGGCGAAGTATGGCACGTCGAAAATTCGCGGACATGGAATTCCCGAGGCCATGGAGGCGGTGCTGGTCAGCCGCAGCCGCATTGAGCCAAAGGTTGCGCTGCTGAAACCGCTGTCGGCGGCGATCGCGATCGGCACCGGCGGACCGTTTGGCGCGGAGGGCCCGATCATTCAGACCGGCGGCGCAGTGGGCTCGCTGCTCGGCCAGTTGTTTCACACGACTGCGTCCGAGCGCAAGGTGCTGCTGGCATGCGGAGCGGCAGCGGGCATGGCAGCGACGTTCAGCACTCCGATTGCGGCGGTCATTCTGGCCATCGAGCTTCTGCTGTTCGAATTCAAGGCGCGATCGTTTATTCCACTGGTGATTGCAAGCACCATCGCCACCAGCATGCACCTGGTGCTCATGGGCCGGGGGCCGATGTTCGTGGTGGGAGCGGTGGACTTCGGCGTTCCCAACGCGCTTCCCTGGTATCTGCTTCTCGGAGTGCTGTGCGGATTGGCGGCAGTGGGATTTACCAAGGCGCTGTACGCGGTGGAAGACGGATTCGAGCGGCTACCACTCGATCCGATGTGGTGGCTGGCGATCGGAGCGGTCGGGCTTGGAGTGATCGGCTACTTCGTGCCGCGGGTGCTGGGCGTGGGATACGACACGATCTCGGACATCCTGACGAGCAAATTGACGCTGGAGCTGTTGCTGGTGGTCATGATTTTCAAGTCGCTGGCGCTGGTGGTCTCGCTGGGATCGGGGACATCGGGAGGGTTGCTCGCGCCCATGTTCATGGCCAGCGCCGCCATGGGCTCGGCGACAGGCATGATGATCAACCGCATCAGTCCAGGTGCGCATATCGCTCCGGGAGCATTCGCCCTGGTTGCCATGGGAGCGGTGTTTGGAGCGGCCTCGCGGGCGACGTTTGCCTTCATCATCTTCGCTTTCGAACTGACGCGCGATTACAACTCGGTGCTTCCGCTGATGCTGGTGAGCGTGATTGCCGACGGTATCACTATGTTCTTCCTGCCGACATCAATCATGACCGAGAAGCTGGTGCGGCGGGGACTCCGTATCCATGCGGAGTACGAGCCGGATGATCTGCAGATCGTGCCGGTGGCGGAGACCATGGACACGAATGTGCCAAAAATTTCGGATCAGGTTTCGGTCGGGGAATTGGCGGCGCGGATTGCGGCGCGTGATACCACGGTGATTCAGCATCAGGGGCTGGCTATCGTGAACGGTCAGGACGAACTGGTGGGAATGCTGACGCGGGGAGACATTTTGCGGGCCTTGGAGCAGGATCCTGGTGGACGCATGACGGTCCTGGAAGCAGGGAATCGCGAGCCGGTGATTACCTTTCCCGATGAGGTGCTAGCGGAAGCCGCGGAAAAAATGCTGCGGCACAACATAGGCCGGTTGCCGGTGGTGAGCCGGGAAAATCCCAAGAAGCTGGTGGGATACCTGGGGCGGCAAGGGATCATGGCGGCGCGCCTGCGGCGTATCCAGGAAGAGGGCGTGCGCGAGGAAGGCTGGATCGCGAGGTTTGTGCGGCGAGCGTGA
- a CDS encoding MarR family winged helix-turn-helix transcriptional regulator: protein MASRRDVSQPDYQAMAQFRYQIRRFLRFSEQVARSAGLKPQQYQLMLALKGLPQGTQGSIGELAERLQIQHHSTVELVDRLAAQGLIRRRRAGADRRQVLLDLTPKGEKVLRDLAIHHRDELRTLGPTLVSSLRQVLSTSSRAEGRHRSKS from the coding sequence ATGGCATCCAGACGCGACGTCTCCCAGCCCGATTACCAGGCCATGGCGCAGTTCCGTTACCAGATTCGCCGCTTTCTTCGCTTCAGCGAACAGGTAGCGCGCTCGGCCGGGTTGAAGCCGCAGCAGTACCAACTGATGCTGGCGCTGAAGGGCCTGCCGCAGGGAACGCAAGGCAGCATTGGGGAGTTGGCCGAACGGCTGCAGATCCAGCATCACAGCACGGTCGAGTTAGTCGACCGCCTGGCGGCGCAGGGGCTGATCCGACGCCGCCGCGCGGGGGCTGACCGGCGGCAGGTGCTGCTGGACCTGACTCCCAAGGGAGAGAAGGTGCTGCGCGACCTTGCGATCCATCATCGGGACGAATTGCGGACGCTGGGGCCAACCCTGGTCAGTTCGCTGCGCCAGGTGCTGTCAACCAGTTCGCGCGCCGAAGGCCGCCACCGATCCAAGTCCTGA
- the purB gene encoding adenylosuccinate lyase — MIPRYTRPEMGRIWSDKHKFRKWLEVELAATETLAEAGLVPNAAAKAIRQHAGFDLERIDALEAEVKHDVIAFTTAVAEKIGPEARWLHFGLTSNDVVDTAQALQIREASAILSRDLVRLHEVLRQRALEFRHTPMIGRTHGVHAEPITFGLKLANFYDEVSRDIERFDRAAEEMRVGKFSGAVGNGAHLDPELEEKICHRLGLKPAPITSQVIARDRHANYLATLAVIACTLDRMATEIRHLQRTEVREAEEYFSEKQKGSSAMPHKRNPVTAEQISGLSRVVRGNAQAAFENVALWHERDISHSSVERIILPDSTILLDYLLAKSSNLIETLIVYPERMLANLNSTGGLVFSGQLLLDLVEQGVSREDAYRIVQGHAMRAWNDGGNFREMILADPEITSRIPRRELERAFDLDRQLRNVDKIFDRVLGASSAARSVSLKAGKTEKVGR; from the coding sequence TTGATCCCTCGCTATACCCGTCCCGAGATGGGGCGCATCTGGAGCGACAAACACAAATTCCGCAAGTGGCTGGAAGTCGAGCTCGCCGCCACGGAAACCTTGGCCGAGGCTGGTCTGGTTCCCAACGCTGCCGCCAAAGCAATCCGCCAGCACGCCGGCTTCGACCTGGAGCGCATCGACGCCCTCGAAGCAGAGGTGAAGCACGACGTCATCGCCTTCACCACAGCTGTCGCTGAGAAGATCGGTCCCGAAGCCCGCTGGCTGCACTTCGGCCTGACGTCGAATGATGTCGTCGACACCGCCCAGGCTCTCCAGATCCGCGAAGCTTCGGCCATCCTCAGCCGCGACCTCGTGCGCTTGCACGAGGTCCTCCGCCAGCGCGCGCTGGAATTTCGCCACACACCAATGATCGGACGCACCCACGGGGTGCACGCCGAGCCCATCACTTTCGGCCTCAAACTGGCAAATTTCTATGACGAAGTCTCGCGCGACATCGAGCGTTTCGATCGTGCCGCTGAAGAAATGCGTGTTGGTAAGTTTTCTGGAGCAGTTGGCAACGGCGCTCATCTCGATCCCGAACTCGAGGAGAAGATCTGCCACCGGCTTGGCTTAAAGCCGGCTCCGATAACCTCCCAGGTGATCGCCCGCGATCGGCACGCCAACTATCTGGCGACCCTCGCGGTAATCGCCTGCACCCTGGATCGCATGGCCACGGAAATCCGCCACCTGCAGCGAACGGAAGTGCGCGAAGCCGAAGAATATTTCAGCGAAAAACAAAAAGGCTCGTCGGCGATGCCGCACAAGCGCAATCCTGTCACCGCCGAGCAGATCAGCGGCCTGTCGCGGGTGGTGCGCGGCAACGCCCAGGCGGCTTTCGAAAATGTCGCCTTGTGGCACGAGCGCGACATTTCGCACTCTTCAGTGGAACGCATCATTCTTCCCGATTCCACCATCCTGCTGGACTACCTGCTCGCAAAAAGCAGCAACCTGATCGAGACGCTGATCGTCTATCCCGAGCGCATGCTGGCCAACCTGAACAGCACCGGCGGTCTGGTCTTCAGCGGACAATTGCTGCTCGATCTGGTGGAGCAGGGAGTAAGCCGGGAAGATGCCTATCGCATCGTGCAAGGCCACGCCATGCGAGCCTGGAATGACGGCGGCAATTTTCGCGAGATGATCCTGGCTGACCCGGAAATCACTTCTCGCATTCCCCGCCGGGAACTCGAGCGCGCCTTCGACCTCGACCGCCAGTTGCGCAACGTGGACAAGATTTTCGATCGCGTATTGGGCGCCAGCTCTGCAGCAAGGAGCGTCAGCCTCAAAGCCGGAAAGACCGAAAAGGTCGGCCGCTGA